The genomic window AGCTATTTTCTGAGTATAATCAGAGTAATTTGCTGTTATTTTACCCTCTTCATTAATCTGTAATGATTGACAATAAGCAATACCTATTTTTGGAGCATCTTCTAACAACGGAACTAATGTTTCTAAAAACTTTTCATCTGCACAATCGTCAGATTCAGCGATCCAAATATATTCTCCTTTAGCTTCTTTGACTCCCCTATTCCATTGCTTAAAAGGACTCCCACTATTTTGAGAATTAAAAATTGCTTTTTTAATTTTAGGATGATTAGCATATTTAGAAAAAACTTCTTTTGTATTATCGGAAGAAGCATCATCTAAAAAAATGATTTCAAAATCTTGATAGGTTTGATTTAAAATACTATCTAGACGTTGTTCTAGAAATTTGGCATGATTGTAACTTGGAATAATAATAGTTACTTTTGGCATAGTTTTTAAGAAAGTTACTTAGTTACTAAATATGTTTTGAGTAAATCAGGATAAACTATTTTTCAGACTTTACTGATATTTCCTGTAGATGTATCTACATATTCAAGAGTTTCAAGAAATACTTGAGGTTGCTTTTTGAGATACCTATCTATTTTAGCATTTTTAGGTATTAGATTAGCAAATGAATAAGCTTGACTTCCTAAATACCAGGCATAATAAAGTAGTGAGCTAACGATTGAATAGAAACTAGCTTTTTTCTGACAAGCAATCTCTTCTAAAACAACATTTTTTTCAAGCTCTTTAAACTTCATGTTTTCGTAAATTTCAAAAGATTGAAATAGTTCAATAATTGCATTAATAGATTTATTATCTTGTTGGTCAGGATGGAATTTATAATATAAGTTATTAATATGTTGATGCTTCAAGAGCATTAATACACGTCCTAATCCTATTAAATAATCTTCTATGTTAATAACTTTAGCCTCTACCAAAGGTTCTAAAACTAAAATATGTGTGTTTAAAATATCGGTTTCAGTCGCAATTTTATTATTATTGTTTTTTAAGTTAATAGGAATTTTTATTACTTTTTCTAAATCTGGAAATGCAGCATCTGAAAACTTATATGCCGTTAAATAACTATCAGGAAAAAAGCTTTTAATATGTTTTTGTTTTAGACGATTTCCATAATTTAGTTTAAGGTAAATGTCATTTTTTAAATAATTTATATACCTTGACTTTTTTTTAAATAGGCTATTAGCTTGTTCACGATATGAAAAGGAAGTTTTACCTTCTTCTAGTAAACATAATCCTTCACAAAGATGATGAGAACCCATCAAATTTATCATATTGTAAAATATGTGAGGAATATAAAGTATAAAAGAACAATTATCGGAGATATTTATTATATATTGGTCAAGTTCTTTCAATTTTTCTCGTCCTTCCCAAAATTTTGAACTAATAGGAAAACTCTCTTTTGGGTTATGACAAAAAGGAAAATCAAAGAATGTATATCCTTCATAGAAGTCAATTCCTCTATAAGCCAAAATCACAACTTCTTCATTGGGTATCTTTAGATATTCAATAACCCCCAAAGCAATTAGCTTGGTAATTTGACTTTGAATAAAAAAAATATGCTTCATGCCTATATAATATCAAGATAATCTGTGTTGATGGTAAGTTCAGTATATTAAACTAAGCCTGATCGCAAAGCAACAACGGCGGCTTGTACCCGATCATCAACCGCCAATTTATTCATAATACCCCGAACATGGGTTTTAATGGTATTGGTGCTTAAATATAAATCTTCAGCAATTTCATTGTTACTTTTGCCTTCCACAATTAACTTTAAAACTTCTAACTCTCGTTCCGATAATAGGGCAATATTTTGATTCGGTTCTGGGTTTGGGGATTTCAAATTATCTAAGACTAACCGTGCAATTTGAGGATCAAGATACGTCGCCCCATCTTGGGCTGCTTCTATGGCAGCTAATAATCGCTCTAAACTAGCCCCTTTGATACAATAGGCATCGGCTCCACTGGATAAGGCAGCAACGACTTCCGTTTGTAAGGTATGAGAAGTCAACATAACCACATGAATATTGGGTTCTTGTTCCTTAATTTGTTTAGTAGCAGCAATGCCATCTAAACGAGGTAAACCGATATCCATGACCACTAAGTCAGGCTTAAGTTCCAACGCTTGTTGAACACCAGTATAGCCGTCTTCGGCTTGTCCTATAATCTCAAAGTTAGGATGTTCACTTAACGCTTGTTCTAAACCTAGTTGCATCAGGGGATCGTCTTCGACAATTAAAATTCGCATGGAGGTGATAAGGTAACAAGGAACTTTATTAACCATATGCCAAAAGTTAAAAAAAATCAGTATTTTTTGAGGCACATCTTCACAGAAACCTGCACTCATGCTTAAATTCACCCATCTAGGGGAGGCACAAACATGATCTGGTTAGGCACTCTTTAGTTAGAGTGAGATAGTTAAGTTTATGACTTTAACTCGTAGTCCGTGGCAATCTTTTTCTATTAAAGTTGCTCTGGTAGCCCTGGCTTACTTGAGTGGTAGTCTCTTGGCGCATTGGGGGATGGGGCTTGGAGCAGAAATGTCTCCCCTAGGGTTTTCGGCCGGCATTGCTCTAACTGCGTTGTTAATTTACGGAGAACAAGTCTGGTTAGGAATTTTTCTGGGGGATGCTCTCTTAATGTTCCTTTTAGGAGCAAATTGGGCAATCATTTTCAGTTCGGCAGTGGGTAGTAGTCTCTCAGCTTGGTTAGCTTTTAAATTATTACGTTGGTGTCATTTTTCTTGTCGGCTTTCTAGAATTCATGATGTCACCGCTTTGGTGTTTTTGGCGGGGATGGTGTCTCCTATCTTTAACGCCACGATTGATACAGTGTTAGCCTTGCTAATGGGTTCTCTGAATTGGCAGAATTTTGCGTCACAGTGGTGGATAGGATGGTTGGGAAGTTGTAGTGGAATTTTAGTGATAACCCCCTTTCTCTTGCGGATATACCTCGATAGCGTAGGCTTATTGCGTCGTCATAAAAAAGAGCGTGTTCTCGAAGGAATTATCTGTGGGGGACTGTTATTAGGGTTGAGTTGGATGGTATTTTACCGTCATCCCCAGGTAGAAACAGTGATGGATGGGGGTTTGAGTAATGCTCAGTATTTGGAATATTTGCCTTTTCCCATTGTTGTATGGGCAGCCATTCGTTTTCAAACTTGGGGGGCAGTTTTAGGCAGTTTGTCTTTAGCTTTACTGGCGATCGCAGGAACGGATCAAGGGGTGGGTCCGTTTGTGATGCAAACTGCTAATGAGTCTCAAGCCATTTTATTGCTACAAATGTTTATTGTTATTGTCAGTGGAACCGCTTTATTATTATCAGCAGCAGTAGCAGAAAGACAACGGGCAGAACGACAGTTAAGAGCAACCTTAGAACGGGATCATTTATTAGCAGAAGTCTCTTTAAAAATTCGTCAATCTCTTGATTTACAACAGATTTTTAACACCACGGTTACAGAAATTCGTCAGTTAATTCGTGCTGATCGCGTTTTTATTGCTTCTTGGCAAGATGGAGGACGTATTGAGGTAGTCGCTGAGTCTCTCAATGGTCATTATCCCAGTTTATTAGGGGGCAATGCTAGGGACGATTTATTAACAGATTTACCCTCTCTATTTACTCAAGCTCAAACCTTTATCGCTGATGATATTAAAGCCTTAAATTTATCCCCAACGGTACAACAATATACCCAACAGTATCAAATTAAAGCAGCGTTAGTTGTCCCTTTACATCTCGATGGTAAGCCGTTAGGGTTATTAGTGGCTCATCAATGTTTTGGAGTCCGCCATTGGCATAAACAGGAGATAAAGTTATTAGAACAATTAGCCGGCCAAGTGATGATTGCTATGAGTCAGGCACAACTTTATCAACAGGTACAACGGTTAAATTGTAATTTAGAAAAACAGGTACAACATCGCACTTACCAACTTCAGGAAAAAATTAGCGAAGTACAAGAATTACATGATATGAAAGCGGTCTTTTTGCAAGCAGTTTCCCATGATTTGCGTACCTCGATTATGGGTCTTTTAATGTTACTGAAAAATTTACAAAATCGTCCTGGAGATAGCTTAACCTTATCTCGATCTATTCTCGATAGGATGATTAATAGTAGTGAGCGTCAGTTAACTTTAATTAATGCCTTGTCTGAAGATCATTTTTCAGAACAAAGGCCATTAATGATTCATTGCGAATCGTTATCCTTATCAAATTTTATCAATGAATTAACCCAAGAATGGCAGCCATTATTAAAACAAAATCAAGCTCATTTAGCTGTGAATA from Crocosphaera subtropica ATCC 51142 includes these protein-coding regions:
- a CDS encoding MASE1 domain-containing protein; translated protein: MTLTRSPWQSFSIKVALVALAYLSGSLLAHWGMGLGAEMSPLGFSAGIALTALLIYGEQVWLGIFLGDALLMFLLGANWAIIFSSAVGSSLSAWLAFKLLRWCHFSCRLSRIHDVTALVFLAGMVSPIFNATIDTVLALLMGSLNWQNFASQWWIGWLGSCSGILVITPFLLRIYLDSVGLLRRHKKERVLEGIICGGLLLGLSWMVFYRHPQVETVMDGGLSNAQYLEYLPFPIVVWAAIRFQTWGAVLGSLSLALLAIAGTDQGVGPFVMQTANESQAILLLQMFIVIVSGTALLLSAAVAERQRAERQLRATLERDHLLAEVSLKIRQSLDLQQIFNTTVTEIRQLIRADRVFIASWQDGGRIEVVAESLNGHYPSLLGGNARDDLLTDLPSLFTQAQTFIADDIKALNLSPTVQQYTQQYQIKAALVVPLHLDGKPLGLLVAHQCFGVRHWHKQEIKLLEQLAGQVMIAMSQAQLYQQVQRLNCNLEKQVQHRTYQLQEKISEVQELHDMKAVFLQAVSHDLRTSIMGLLMLLKNLQNRPGDSLTLSRSILDRMINSSERQLTLINALSEDHFSEQRPLMIHCESLSLSNFINELTQEWQPLLKQNQAHLAVNIPHNLPLTYGDKEKLRHVFDHLVTNALKHNPPGINLSIDFTVDQGMIYCLLTDNGVGMCEQQCGQLFKLYLRSLHDRRRTGIGLGSYQCRQIIEAHGGNIGVKSTPGNGCQFWFTLPVAKSQPSAVS
- a CDS encoding response regulator, producing the protein MRILIVEDDPLMQLGLEQALSEHPNFEIIGQAEDGYTGVQQALELKPDLVVMDIGLPRLDGIAATKQIKEQEPNIHVVMLTSHTLQTEVVAALSSGADAYCIKGASLERLLAAIEAAQDGATYLDPQIARLVLDNLKSPNPEPNQNIALLSERELEVLKLIVEGKSNNEIAEDLYLSTNTIKTHVRGIMNKLAVDDRVQAAVVALRSGLV